The Gemmatimonadota bacterium DNA window ACGCGTCGCCGGAACGACACCGTCTTCGTGCCGCTGGCCTTTGTGGCCGATGTGCTGGCCGACCCCGCGCGGCGCGCGTGGACCTACTCGCCGCTGACGACCACCCTGGCGGAGCTCCCGGCCGGCACGCCGATCGTGACCCGGCCCGCGCGTACCACGACCGGTGCCGAGGAACGCGCCCGCCTCCCCGACGGATTGCGCCCAGGGCATCAGGTCACCATCGACGCCGGCCATGGCGGCACCGACGCCGGCAACCCGGGGCTTCAGTTTCCGCGCGGGATCCACGAGAAGGACGTGACACTCGCGGTGTCGCTCAAGCTGCGCGCCGAGCTCGAGCGGCGCGGCGTGCGCGTCACGATGACGCGTACCACCGACACGCTCATCAATCTCAACCATCGCGCGCCGCGGTACTGTGGCGGCAGCTGCGACCTCTTCGTGTCGGTGCACGTGAACTCCCTCGACAAGCGCCCCGGCTACGACCGCGTCCGCGGTTTCGAGACCTACTTCCTCGCCGACGCGAAGACCGCCGACGCGGCCCGCGTGGCCCGGATGGAGAACGACGCCATCCGCTTTGACCTGCCCGATACCGATGCCCCCGCGCTCGGCAAGCTCGACTTCATCATCAAGGACCTGCAGACCAACGAGTTCCTGCGGGAATCGGCGCGCGCGTCGGAGCTGGTGCAGTCGCACATTCGCGAGGTGCACACCGGCCCCGATCGCGGCGTGAAGCAGGCCGGCTTCGC harbors:
- a CDS encoding N-acetylmuramoyl-L-alanine amidase, which codes for MNRPALLTGALALMFVGAPPARLQINTARGAVSVPLTQLAGEGPLVPLAALASALAGRVEGRDWVTLTAGRASYRFLVGTTVVQDGTVLRNLPAATRRRNDTVFVPLAFVADVLADPARRAWTYSPLTTTLAELPAGTPIVTRPARTTTGAEERARLPDGLRPGHQVTIDAGHGGTDAGNPGLQFPRGIHEKDVTLAVSLKLRAELERRGVRVTMTRTTDTLINLNHRAPRYCGGSCDLFVSVHVNSLDKRPGYDRVRGFETYFLADAKTADAARVARMENDAIRFDLPDTDAPALGKLDFIIKDLQTNEFLRESARASELVQSHIREVHTGPDRGVKQAGFAVLASARRPAILIELGYSTNPEDGKLMSSPDGQAALADRIADAIVAYLREYDRRTGDAQRGLEK